The Streptomyces sp. NBC_00670 genome window below encodes:
- a CDS encoding copper resistance CopC/CopD family protein: MDAQRDRHSPHLHLTRALTLLTATLLLLLTAPTPASAHAVLTSSTPQDGTVAKAAPKTVTLTFSESVGLLDDSFRVLDHTNRRLHTGTPTRANGEGDTARITLPARMADGTYTVGWRVVSADSHPVSGAFTFSVGKPSPTAADLPAEPSSNGASTTLYDIARYVAYGGIALLIGAFAFAAATGLAPARGPARLGWWTLLAATVALFLLRGPYERGTGPASALDPTLLDDTAATRPGLALLARLALLAAAAFYPLGKATAFSPLGKAAALDPPGKATTGAPHETGAPHEKGAPPEPGAPRGEWPRLAGGTLLALAFALTWAMSEHASAGIQVPVAITSAVLHLLAMAAWLGGLVVLLTTLYRSPDQLPAHAVTRFSRLAFLSVVVLTVTGFYQSWRGLGSLDTLTTTTYGRLLTAKLLAVVVLLAAAAYSRRFTARLAAPRQATTEARTRVPQPVGAPTPPHTPTAEPPTDTPAGTSPPPDHHRLRTSVLTEVTVGVMVLVVTTLLTGTQPGRAETEAVAAQEAAQPILGASATVPFDLGPTGGRGKAQIDLTPGRSGENTVQVVTYGPDNGIVTVPEVRLTFTLAGRKLGPLDAKLEDKGGYWGSDTLNLPLPGVWTMAVTVRTTDVDQVTVKQDIHIG, encoded by the coding sequence GTGGACGCACAGCGGGACCGCCACTCTCCCCACCTTCACCTCACCCGCGCCCTCACCCTCCTGACCGCCACCCTCCTGCTCCTGCTCACCGCCCCCACCCCCGCCTCCGCCCACGCCGTCCTCACCTCCTCCACCCCCCAGGACGGCACCGTCGCAAAAGCCGCCCCCAAAACCGTCACCCTCACCTTCAGCGAGTCCGTCGGCCTGCTCGACGACTCCTTTCGCGTCCTCGACCACACCAACCGCCGCCTGCACACCGGCACACCCACCCGTGCGAACGGCGAGGGCGACACCGCCCGCATCACCCTCCCCGCCCGCATGGCCGACGGCACCTACACCGTCGGCTGGCGCGTCGTCTCCGCCGACAGCCACCCCGTCTCCGGCGCGTTCACCTTCTCCGTCGGCAAACCGTCCCCCACCGCCGCCGACCTCCCCGCCGAGCCGTCCTCGAACGGCGCCTCCACCACGCTCTACGACATCGCCCGCTACGTCGCCTACGGCGGCATCGCCCTCCTGATCGGCGCCTTCGCGTTCGCCGCCGCCACCGGCCTGGCACCGGCGCGGGGCCCGGCCCGCCTGGGCTGGTGGACCCTGCTGGCCGCCACCGTGGCCCTGTTCCTGCTGCGCGGCCCGTACGAACGCGGCACCGGCCCCGCCTCCGCCCTCGACCCGACGCTGCTCGACGACACGGCCGCCACCCGCCCCGGCCTCGCCCTCCTCGCCCGGCTCGCGCTCCTCGCGGCGGCGGCGTTCTACCCGCTGGGCAAGGCGACGGCGTTCTCTCCACTGGGCAAGGCGGCGGCGCTCGACCCACCGGGCAAGGCGACGACGGGCGCCCCGCACGAGACAGGCGCCCCGCACGAGAAAGGGGCACCGCCCGAGCCGGGCGCCCCGCGCGGGGAGTGGCCGCGCCTCGCGGGCGGCACGCTGCTGGCGCTCGCGTTCGCTCTCACCTGGGCCATGTCCGAGCATGCCTCCGCCGGCATCCAGGTCCCGGTGGCGATCACCTCCGCGGTGCTGCACCTGCTGGCGATGGCCGCCTGGCTCGGCGGCCTGGTGGTCCTGCTGACCACGCTGTACCGCTCGCCCGATCAGCTCCCGGCCCACGCGGTGACCCGTTTCTCCCGACTCGCGTTCCTCTCGGTCGTCGTCCTGACGGTCACCGGCTTCTACCAGTCCTGGCGCGGCCTCGGCTCCTTGGACACCCTCACGACCACGACGTACGGCAGGCTGCTGACGGCCAAGCTGCTGGCCGTGGTGGTGCTGCTGGCGGCGGCCGCGTACTCCCGTCGCTTCACGGCCCGACTGGCCGCCCCCCGGCAGGCGACCACCGAGGCCCGGACCCGCGTACCGCAGCCGGTGGGCGCCCCGACACCCCCGCACACCCCCACGGCCGAGCCCCCCACGGACACCCCCGCCGGCACCTCACCGCCCCCCGACCACCACCGACTGCGCACCTCCGTCCTCACCGAGGTCACCGTCGGCGTCATGGTGCTCGTCGTGACCACCCTGCTGACCGGAACGCAGCCGGGCCGCGCCGAGACGGAGGCGGTCGCCGCGCAGGAGGCGGCCCAGCCGATCCTGGGCGCCTCGGCAACCGTCCCCTTCGATCTGGGTCCGACCGGCGGCCGGGGCAAGGCGCAGATCGATCTGACCCCCGGGCGGTCGGGCGAGAACACGGTCCAGGTCGTGACGTACGGGCCCGACAACGGCATCGTGACGGTCCCCGAGGTCCGCCTCACCTTCACCCTGGCGGGCCGGAAGCTCGGCCCGCTCGATGCCAAGCTCGAGGACAAGGGCGGTTACTGGGGTTCCGACACCCTCAACCTGCCGCTCCCGGGCGTCTGGACGATGGCGGTGACGGTGCGGACGACGGACGTCGACCAGGTGACGGTGAAGCAGGACATCCACATCGGCTGA
- a CDS encoding DUF72 domain-containing protein — MGGVRVGACSWTDRALVTSGWYPEGSRDAEGRLRHYASRFPLVEVDSSYYALPSARNSELWVKRTPDGFRFDVKAFSALTGHPTRQGVLPAELRGLPQGPELRDEVWRRFADAIGPLRAAGRLGTVLFQFPPWFAPGSRSVAALRECAERTAGWPVAVEFRRPEWWRARQYDATCALLAELGLAAVAVDMVQTLSTSIPPVAPVTSLRLAVVRFHGRSPAWGTGSKEERFRYDYAVDELREWIPRLRTMADRAEELHVLFNNCCAEAAVRAAGRMEALLREEWGDRVAWGDRVNVSRETGDTARFT; from the coding sequence GTGGGCGGCGTACGGGTCGGTGCGTGTTCGTGGACGGATCGGGCGCTGGTCACCAGCGGCTGGTACCCGGAGGGCTCGCGGGACGCCGAGGGGCGGCTGCGGCACTACGCCTCGCGGTTCCCCCTGGTGGAGGTCGACTCCAGCTACTACGCACTGCCCAGCGCCCGCAACAGCGAGCTGTGGGTGAAGCGCACGCCGGACGGCTTCCGTTTCGACGTGAAGGCCTTCTCCGCGCTCACCGGGCACCCGACCCGGCAGGGCGTGCTCCCCGCCGAACTCCGCGGCCTCCCGCAGGGACCCGAGCTGCGCGACGAGGTGTGGCGGCGGTTCGCCGACGCCATCGGCCCGCTGCGGGCGGCCGGCCGGCTCGGCACCGTGCTGTTCCAGTTCCCCCCGTGGTTCGCGCCCGGTTCGCGGTCGGTGGCCGCCCTCCGGGAGTGCGCGGAGCGGACGGCCGGCTGGCCCGTCGCCGTGGAGTTCCGGCGTCCGGAGTGGTGGCGGGCGCGGCAGTACGACGCCACGTGCGCGCTCCTCGCCGAGCTGGGGCTGGCGGCCGTCGCCGTGGACATGGTGCAGACCCTGTCCACGTCCATACCGCCCGTCGCCCCCGTCACCTCCCTCCGCCTGGCCGTCGTCCGCTTCCACGGGCGCAGCCCGGCGTGGGGGACGGGCAGCAAGGAGGAGCGGTTCCGGTACGACTACGCGGTGGACGAGCTGCGGGAGTGGATACCGCGGCTGCGGACGATGGCCGACCGGGCCGAGGAGCTGCACGTCCTGTTCAACAACTGCTGCGCGGAGGCCGCCGTACGAGCGGCGGGGCGGATGGAGGCGTTGCTGCGGGAGGAGTGGGGGGATCGGGTGGCGTGGGGCGATCGGGTAAATGTTTCACGTGAAACGGGCGACACGGCTCGTTTCACGTGA
- a CDS encoding ABC transporter permease, producing the protein MLHLALRSARHRIAALLAVACAILGAAALLTGTGVLAESGLRSSLPAGRLAGADVLVAADQSVKAPGDMTLALTERGTVPAALVDRLAGLPGVRGAATDLSFPAAAVTTDGGFATAVDPATAGHGWSSVRLLAHPHVTGEAPAGHHEVALDRATATAARAAVGDRIRIVAAGRPAVDYRVSAIVDAPGAGLLFADSTATGLAGRTSGPRAGTVDLIGLRAAPGHTDEVAAAVRDRLAHSGTAARHLEVLTGSDRGDAVSPGDGAARSLLVLLSSSLAGVVVLITGFVVAGALTVAVNGQRRDLALMRAVGATPKQIRRLAAAQAMVVAAVAYVPGAALGYVLADQLRQLLVDRGAVPAALPLTVSPLPALATALLLAGAVQLAARGAAWRTSTRPATEAVAESRTEPREPARMRTYGGLLVIVAATTLSVAPLLSRTAIGAAATQMAGIVGAIGLAMAGPALTRWAGGALGRRLRPGTAAPTWLAVANVRGYALRVAGVVSTLAMAVAFVLTYTFTLTTVAEATAQDTRTGTLAQHRVTAPGLGGLPTGLLDDVRGTPGVEAAAPVGSTNVVYSYRELGDVTTESASALILTPDAPRVLDLDVRSGSLTGLRGATVALSDETARSLDAEVGDRIELTLGDGTDVRPRVVAVYTRGLGFGPFALSHDLAVPHTTTGLDQSALVRTDGTPAAAHALAALAAKTPGVSVGDTADESDGRLSDAPAEVWINLATIAVLLAYLLLSIANKLVATTSQRREEMATLRLNGTTPAQIRAMMRREAVLITAGALVAGMALTLVPLALLGTAFLHHPWPSGPVWLVPATVLTIAAVAYLSLQLPTRHALRTPPAAALGARG; encoded by the coding sequence ATGCTGCACCTCGCCCTGCGCTCCGCCCGTCACCGGATCGCCGCCCTGCTCGCGGTGGCCTGCGCGATCCTCGGGGCCGCCGCCCTGCTCACCGGCACCGGCGTGCTCGCCGAGTCCGGACTGCGCTCCTCCCTGCCCGCCGGGCGGCTGGCCGGCGCCGACGTGCTCGTCGCCGCCGACCAGAGCGTGAAGGCGCCGGGCGACATGACCCTCGCGCTGACCGAACGCGGCACGGTCCCGGCCGCCCTCGTGGACCGGCTGGCCGGGCTCCCCGGGGTGCGGGGGGCCGCCACCGACCTCAGCTTCCCCGCCGCCGCCGTCACCACAGACGGCGGTTTCGCCACCGCCGTCGACCCGGCCACCGCGGGACACGGCTGGTCCTCGGTCCGGCTGCTGGCGCATCCGCACGTCACCGGCGAGGCCCCGGCCGGCCACCACGAGGTCGCCCTGGACCGTGCCACGGCCACCGCCGCCCGGGCCGCCGTCGGCGACCGGATCCGGATCGTCGCCGCCGGCCGCCCCGCCGTCGACTACCGCGTCTCCGCGATCGTCGACGCCCCCGGCGCCGGCCTCCTCTTCGCCGACTCCACCGCCACCGGACTGGCCGGCCGGACGAGCGGCCCGCGCGCCGGCACCGTCGACCTGATCGGGCTGCGGGCCGCCCCCGGGCACACCGACGAGGTCGCCGCCGCCGTCCGCGACCGGCTCGCGCACTCCGGCACCGCCGCGCGACACCTCGAGGTCCTCACCGGCAGCGACCGCGGCGACGCCGTCTCGCCCGGTGACGGCGCCGCCCGCTCGCTGCTGGTGCTGCTCTCCTCCTCCCTCGCGGGCGTGGTCGTCCTGATCACCGGCTTCGTGGTGGCGGGCGCGCTCACCGTCGCGGTCAACGGGCAGCGGCGCGACCTGGCCCTGATGCGGGCCGTCGGCGCCACCCCGAAGCAGATCCGCCGGCTCGCCGCCGCGCAGGCCATGGTCGTCGCCGCGGTGGCGTACGTACCGGGCGCGGCCCTCGGCTACGTACTGGCCGACCAGCTGCGGCAGCTGCTGGTGGACCGCGGCGCGGTCCCGGCCGCGCTGCCGCTCACCGTCAGCCCGCTGCCCGCGCTCGCCACCGCCCTGCTGCTGGCCGGCGCCGTACAGCTGGCGGCCAGGGGCGCGGCCTGGCGCACCTCGACGCGGCCGGCCACCGAGGCGGTCGCGGAGTCCCGCACCGAGCCCCGCGAGCCCGCCCGGATGCGGACGTACGGCGGCCTGCTGGTGATCGTCGCCGCGACGACGCTGTCCGTCGCCCCGCTGCTGTCACGCACGGCGATCGGCGCGGCGGCCACCCAGATGGCCGGCATCGTCGGTGCGATCGGCCTCGCCATGGCGGGCCCGGCGCTGACCCGGTGGGCGGGCGGCGCGCTCGGCCGGCGGCTGCGCCCCGGCACCGCGGCGCCGACCTGGCTCGCGGTGGCCAACGTCCGCGGCTACGCGCTGCGCGTCGCGGGGGTGGTCAGCACCCTCGCCATGGCGGTCGCGTTCGTCCTGACGTACACCTTCACCCTGACCACCGTGGCCGAGGCCACCGCGCAGGACACCCGCACCGGCACCCTCGCCCAGCACCGGGTCACCGCGCCGGGCCTGGGCGGACTGCCCACCGGCCTGCTCGACGACGTACGCGGCACCCCGGGCGTCGAGGCGGCCGCGCCCGTCGGCTCCACCAACGTCGTCTACTCCTACCGTGAGCTGGGCGACGTCACGACCGAGTCGGCCTCCGCGCTGATCCTCACCCCCGACGCGCCCCGCGTCCTCGACCTCGACGTACGCTCCGGCAGCCTGACCGGGCTCCGCGGCGCCACGGTCGCGCTCAGCGACGAGACGGCCCGCTCGCTGGACGCGGAGGTCGGCGACCGGATCGAACTCACGCTGGGCGACGGCACCGACGTCCGTCCGCGCGTCGTCGCCGTCTACACCCGCGGCCTCGGCTTCGGCCCGTTCGCCCTCTCCCACGACCTCGCGGTCCCGCACACCACCACCGGCCTCGACCAGAGCGCCCTCGTCCGCACCGACGGCACCCCCGCGGCGGCGCACGCCCTCGCGGCCCTGGCCGCGAAGACGCCCGGCGTGAGTGTGGGCGACACCGCCGACGAGAGCGACGGCCGTCTGTCGGACGCGCCGGCGGAGGTCTGGATCAACCTGGCCACCATCGCCGTCCTGCTCGCCTATCTGCTGCTGAGCATCGCCAACAAGCTGGTGGCGACCACCTCCCAGCGCCGCGAGGAGATGGCCACGCTCCGCCTGAACGGCACGACTCCCGCGCAGATCCGGGCGATGATGCGCCGCGAGGCGGTCCTGATCACCGCGGGCGCGCTGGTCGCGGGCATGGCCCTGACGCTGGTGCCGCTGGCCCTGCTGGGCACGGCCTTCCTGCACCACCCCTGGCCGTCGGGACCGGTCTGGCTGGTCCCCGCCACGGTGCTGACGATCGCGGCGGTGGCCTACCTCTCCCTCCAGCTCCCCACCCGCCACGCCCTGCGCACACCGCCGGCGGCGGCGCTGGGGGCGCGGGGGTAG
- a CDS encoding MFS transporter — protein MGAGGGLLWGSYGVSVLGTWLAFDAFPLIAVLVLHSGPVAVSALAAAGLAVGAVVAVPLGPWLEFRRKRPVMVATDLVRCAALLTIPAAYLLGALTFVQLLTVSVVVAAADITFRAASGAYIKTLLPPGELLVVNARFESTSWTATVLGPPLGGAMVGLFGPVVTVLADAASYLLSAAGLRAIRTHEPRPVRPVRAEEAGAPSRPRAGELLDGWRFILGDPALRPLFWNTVFFNGLLMAVSPLLAVLMLGPLGFAPWQYGLAFALPSVGGLIGSRLARRLAARFGQHRILLTTGLLRACWPVGLAFVRPGVPGLVLVVLVEFGVITCCGVFNPVYATYRLEQTPADRVVRTLSAWSVSTKLSIAALTALWGVLAGLAGTRTAIGAAGVLLLATPLLLPRRAPRPLAFAE, from the coding sequence ATGGGGGCCGGTGGCGGGTTGTTGTGGGGGTCCTACGGGGTCAGTGTGCTGGGGACCTGGCTGGCGTTCGACGCCTTTCCCCTCATCGCCGTGCTCGTGCTGCACTCCGGGCCCGTCGCCGTCTCCGCTCTCGCCGCCGCCGGGCTGGCGGTCGGGGCCGTCGTGGCGGTGCCGCTCGGGCCCTGGCTGGAGTTCCGGCGCAAGCGGCCCGTCATGGTCGCCACGGATCTCGTCCGTTGCGCGGCCCTGCTGACGATCCCCGCCGCCTACCTGCTCGGCGCCCTCACCTTCGTCCAGCTCCTGACCGTCTCGGTGGTCGTCGCCGCGGCCGACATCACCTTCCGGGCGGCGAGCGGGGCCTACATCAAGACCCTGCTGCCGCCCGGGGAACTGCTCGTCGTCAACGCCCGGTTCGAATCGACGAGCTGGACCGCCACCGTGCTCGGCCCGCCGCTCGGCGGGGCGATGGTCGGGCTGTTCGGGCCGGTGGTGACCGTGCTCGCCGACGCGGCCAGCTATCTCCTGTCCGCCGCCGGCCTCCGGGCGATCCGCACGCACGAACCCCGCCCCGTCCGCCCCGTCCGCGCCGAGGAGGCCGGTGCGCCGTCCCGTCCCCGGGCCGGCGAGCTGCTCGACGGCTGGCGGTTCATCCTCGGCGACCCGGCGCTGCGCCCGCTGTTCTGGAACACCGTCTTCTTCAACGGGCTGCTCATGGCCGTCTCCCCGCTGCTCGCCGTGCTGATGCTCGGTCCCCTCGGCTTCGCCCCCTGGCAGTACGGCCTCGCCTTCGCACTGCCCTCCGTGGGCGGTCTGATCGGCTCCCGGCTGGCCCGCCGGCTGGCCGCGCGGTTCGGACAGCACCGGATCCTGCTCACCACGGGCCTCCTGCGCGCCTGCTGGCCCGTCGGCCTGGCCTTCGTCCGGCCCGGGGTCCCCGGTCTCGTCCTGGTCGTCCTCGTCGAGTTCGGGGTGATCACCTGCTGCGGCGTGTTCAACCCGGTGTACGCCACCTACCGGCTGGAGCAGACCCCGGCCGACCGCGTCGTCCGCACGCTGTCCGCGTGGTCCGTCTCCACCAAGCTCAGCATCGCGGCGCTGACGGCCCTGTGGGGTGTGCTGGCCGGTCTCGCCGGCACCCGGACGGCGATCGGCGCGGCGGGGGTGCTCCTGCTGGCGACGCCGCTGCTGCTGCCCCGTCGCGCACCGCGACCGCTAGCGTTCGCGGAGTGA
- a CDS encoding winged helix-turn-helix transcriptional regulator, with amino-acid sequence MVSKQVRDATAGNAKAKAKDATVREATERPVTDEADITRADSLAREIFTDIANKWALLIIETVGDRTLRFTELRSEVDGISHKMLTQNLRLLERDGLVERTVYPTVPPRVEYTLTEPGQALRATVDAMCDWTQRHLRAIETARHRFDAARPA; translated from the coding sequence ATGGTGAGCAAGCAGGTCAGGGACGCGACGGCCGGGAACGCGAAGGCGAAGGCGAAGGACGCGACGGTGAGGGAGGCGACCGAGCGGCCGGTCACGGACGAGGCCGACATCACGCGGGCGGACTCCCTGGCCCGCGAGATCTTCACGGACATCGCCAACAAGTGGGCCCTGCTGATCATCGAAACGGTGGGCGACCGCACCCTGCGCTTCACCGAACTGCGCAGCGAGGTCGACGGCATCAGCCACAAGATGCTGACCCAGAACCTGCGCCTGCTGGAGCGCGACGGCCTGGTCGAACGCACGGTGTACCCCACCGTGCCGCCGCGCGTCGAGTACACGCTCACGGAGCCGGGCCAGGCCCTGCGCGCGACGGTCGACGCCATGTGCGACTGGACCCAGCGCCATCTGCGCGCCATCGAGACGGCCCGCCACCGCTTCGACGCGGCCCGCCCGGCCTGA
- a CDS encoding response regulator transcription factor, with protein MRIVIAEDDPLLREGLALLLRAEALDVVATAGTPDEALKAIDEHRPDVAILDVRMPPTHTDEGIVAAVEARRRHPGLAVLVLSAYVEQTFATELLTGGVGRLGYLLKERVGRVEEFLDALRRVADGGTAIDPEVVAQLFTRSREDSRLERLSPREREVLALMAEGLGNTAIAERLVVTDGAVHKHIRSIFAKLDLSPADQVDRRVAAVLRYLDDVRRRT; from the coding sequence ATGCGGATTGTGATCGCCGAGGACGACCCCCTGCTGCGCGAGGGCCTCGCCCTGCTGCTGCGGGCCGAGGCCCTCGACGTGGTGGCCACCGCCGGCACCCCCGACGAGGCCCTGAAGGCGATCGACGAGCACCGGCCGGACGTCGCCATCCTCGACGTACGGATGCCGCCGACCCACACCGACGAGGGCATCGTCGCCGCCGTCGAGGCCCGGCGCCGCCACCCCGGCCTCGCGGTCCTCGTACTGTCGGCGTACGTCGAGCAGACCTTCGCCACCGAGCTGCTCACCGGCGGCGTCGGCAGGCTCGGCTATCTGCTCAAGGAGCGGGTCGGCCGGGTCGAGGAGTTCCTGGACGCGCTGCGCCGGGTCGCGGACGGCGGCACCGCCATCGACCCCGAGGTCGTCGCCCAGCTCTTCACCCGCAGCCGCGAGGACAGCCGGCTGGAACGGCTCAGCCCGCGCGAGCGCGAGGTGCTCGCGCTGATGGCCGAGGGCCTCGGCAACACCGCCATCGCCGAACGGCTCGTCGTCACGGACGGCGCCGTGCACAAGCACATCCGCAGCATCTTCGCCAAGCTGGACCTGTCCCCCGCCGACCAGGTCGACCGCCGGGTCGCCGCCGTCCTGCGCTACCTGGACGACGTACGCCGACGGACCTGA
- a CDS encoding ABC transporter ATP-binding protein encodes MTWPFAAPGRPPAAYAAPAPAIALDRVGKTYSGGVRALDDVSLTVARGTFLAVMGPSGSGKSTLMHCAAGLDTPSTGSIRIDGQEIAGLNETRRTELRRERVGFVFQSYNLVPSLDLADNITLPLRLAGRAPDREWLGMLVERVGLAGRLTHRPTELSGGQQQRAAIVRALVARPAVVFADEPTGALDLRSAHEVLRLLRELVDELGQTVVMVTHDPAAAAQAHRALVMADGRVVETLDAPTAPVLADRLVALGGR; translated from the coding sequence ATGACCTGGCCCTTCGCGGCCCCCGGCCGGCCACCGGCCGCGTATGCCGCCCCCGCCCCCGCCATCGCCCTGGACCGGGTCGGCAAGACCTACTCCGGCGGCGTCCGCGCCCTCGACGACGTCTCGCTGACGGTCGCGCGCGGCACGTTCCTCGCCGTGATGGGCCCCTCCGGCTCCGGCAAGAGCACGCTGATGCACTGCGCCGCCGGCCTGGACACCCCGTCCACCGGCAGCATCCGCATCGACGGCCAGGAGATCGCGGGCCTGAACGAGACCCGGCGCACGGAACTGCGCCGCGAGCGCGTCGGCTTCGTCTTCCAGTCGTACAACCTGGTCCCGTCCCTGGACCTCGCCGACAACATCACCCTGCCGCTGCGCCTGGCCGGCCGTGCGCCCGACCGCGAGTGGCTGGGAATGCTGGTGGAGCGGGTCGGGCTGGCGGGCCGGCTCACCCACCGGCCCACCGAACTCTCCGGCGGCCAGCAGCAGCGCGCGGCGATCGTGCGCGCGCTGGTGGCCCGCCCGGCCGTCGTCTTCGCCGACGAGCCGACCGGCGCGCTGGACCTGCGCAGCGCCCACGAGGTCCTGCGGCTGCTGCGCGAACTCGTCGACGAGCTGGGCCAGACCGTGGTGATGGTCACCCACGACCCGGCCGCCGCCGCCCAGGCGCACCGCGCCCTGGTGATGGCCGACGGCCGCGTCGTCGAGACCCTCGACGCCCCCACCGCGCCCGTCCTGGCCGACCGCCTCGTCGCACTGGGAGGACGCTGA
- a CDS encoding sensor histidine kinase, with protein MPTHDTPRGTPGTPGTLAPRAARETPAGATGTERHDAAAGSVAGAGGKHPVEHHTPGLAAPKHPVEHHTPGLAAPKHPMEHHAPDPSGPEGRPVEADVSERSLRAVVSRAGKDAVHGLEQLTGGFGTAMIALVVMVVTGLTAVACLVGVGLLLAPGVLRLLHALAGRERDRLSRWGPEIIAPEPPPTRLRLAVTDPTTRRELAWLFRHATLGLLLGFASVLLLLFAVRDATFPLWWRLAPKGSSSTSLGFGVAHSWADALSVTLLAIGWIAIILGLVPGMARLQSKPGRQLLSAGPDADLSLRIAQLTATRAAALDAHATELRRIERSLHDGTQNRIVTVTVLLGAARRMVARDPAGAEELLERAQSAAEQALAELRTVARGILPPVLADRGLAGALNGLAASCPVPCRIDVEAPQRCAASVEATAYFVVAEALTNIAKHSGARHAAVTVRTHDGRLRLRVTDDGHGGADENGGSGLVGIRRRIAAHDGTLALASPRGGPTTLEVELPCGL; from the coding sequence ATGCCGACGCACGACACACCCCGGGGGACGCCTGGGACGCCGGGGACGCTGGCGCCCCGGGCTGCCCGGGAGACCCCCGCCGGCGCCACCGGCACCGAGCGTCATGACGCCGCCGCGGGCTCCGTGGCGGGCGCCGGTGGCAAGCACCCCGTGGAGCACCACACCCCCGGCCTCGCAGCCCCGAAGCACCCCGTGGAGCACCACACCCCCGGCCTCGCAGCCCCGAAGCACCCCATGGAGCACCACGCCCCCGACCCCTCCGGCCCCGAGGGCCGTCCCGTGGAGGCCGACGTGTCCGAGCGCAGCCTCCGTGCCGTCGTCTCGCGGGCCGGGAAGGACGCGGTGCACGGGCTCGAGCAGCTCACCGGCGGCTTCGGTACCGCCATGATCGCGCTCGTGGTCATGGTCGTCACCGGGCTCACCGCCGTCGCCTGCCTGGTCGGCGTGGGGCTGCTGCTCGCCCCGGGTGTGCTGCGCCTGCTGCACGCCCTGGCCGGGCGCGAACGCGACCGGCTCAGCCGGTGGGGGCCGGAGATCATCGCCCCCGAGCCGCCGCCCACCCGGCTCCGGCTCGCCGTCACCGACCCCACCACCCGGCGCGAACTGGCCTGGCTGTTCCGGCATGCCACCCTCGGTCTGCTGCTCGGCTTCGCCAGTGTGCTGCTGCTCCTCTTCGCCGTCCGGGACGCCACCTTCCCGCTCTGGTGGCGCCTCGCCCCGAAGGGCAGCTCCAGTACGTCCCTCGGGTTCGGCGTCGCCCACTCGTGGGCGGACGCGCTCTCCGTGACCCTGCTCGCCATTGGCTGGATCGCGATCATCCTCGGCCTCGTCCCCGGCATGGCCCGGCTCCAGTCCAAGCCGGGCAGGCAGCTGCTCTCGGCCGGTCCCGACGCCGATCTGTCCCTGCGGATCGCCCAGCTCACCGCCACCCGGGCCGCCGCCCTCGACGCCCACGCCACCGAGCTGCGCCGCATCGAGCGCTCCCTGCACGACGGCACGCAGAACCGCATCGTCACCGTCACCGTGCTGCTGGGCGCCGCCCGCCGGATGGTCGCCCGCGACCCGGCCGGCGCCGAGGAACTGCTCGAACGCGCCCAGAGCGCCGCCGAACAGGCACTGGCCGAGCTGCGCACGGTCGCCCGCGGCATCCTGCCCCCCGTGCTCGCCGACCGCGGACTGGCCGGCGCGCTCAACGGACTGGCCGCCTCCTGCCCCGTCCCGTGCCGGATCGACGTCGAGGCGCCCCAGCGCTGTGCCGCCTCCGTGGAGGCGACGGCCTATTTCGTGGTCGCCGAGGCGCTCACCAACATCGCCAAGCACAGCGGCGCCCGCCACGCCGCGGTCACCGTGCGCACGCACGACGGCCGGCTGCGGCTGCGCGTCACCGACGACGGCCACGGAGGCGCCGACGAGAACGGCGGCTCCGGACTGGTCGGCATCCGCCGCCGGATCGCGGCACACGACGGAACGCTCGCCCTGGCCAGCCCTCGCGGTGGCCCGACAACACTCGAAGTGGAACTTCCATGCGGATTGTGA
- a CDS encoding RidA family protein, with protein sequence MAITLLNPDGLPEIDVYRQVAVASGARTVFVAGQVSWDAAGVTVGAGDLAAQVEQCYRNVATALAAAGASFADVAKLNVHVVDWTPDKMPLLLDGISRAAAALGTTPAAPATLLGVAALDVPEHLVEVEAVAVLD encoded by the coding sequence ATGGCCATCACCCTGCTGAACCCCGACGGGCTGCCCGAGATCGACGTCTACCGGCAGGTGGCGGTCGCTTCCGGCGCACGGACCGTCTTCGTCGCCGGACAGGTCTCCTGGGACGCCGCCGGGGTCACCGTCGGCGCGGGCGATCTGGCCGCGCAGGTCGAGCAGTGCTACCGCAACGTCGCCACCGCCCTGGCCGCGGCCGGTGCCTCGTTCGCCGACGTCGCGAAGCTGAACGTCCATGTCGTCGACTGGACGCCGGACAAGATGCCCCTGCTCCTTGACGGCATCTCCCGGGCGGCCGCCGCGCTCGGGACGACGCCCGCCGCGCCCGCCACGCTGCTCGGCGTGGCGGCGCTGGACGTGCCCGAGCATCTGGTCGAGGTGGAGGCCGTCGCCGTACTCGACTGA